A region from the Hyalangium gracile genome encodes:
- a CDS encoding MBL fold metallo-hydrolase, which translates to MERPRLQRHPDGITAIDTEYMRPGMAAAHVIAHEGRAAFVDTGTTHSVPYLLAALDELGLAREAVDYVLLTHVHLDHAGGAGRLMQALPNARAVLHPRGAPHMVDPTKLIAGSIAVYGEDVYRELYGELVPIPAERVMTTHDGQRLSLAGRELELLHTPGHALHHHTIVDLSHRNLFTGDTFGLSYRELDTESGAFIVPTTTPTQFDPEQLIASVDRLLGYAPRALYLTHYSRVTDVPRLGELLKLQIREFVAIALRHRDAADRHEAISADMRALWLGLLRRHGCMLSEEQLDEVLGGDLQLNTQGLIAWLDRQRKS; encoded by the coding sequence GTGGAAAGACCTCGCTTGCAGCGGCACCCCGACGGCATCACGGCCATCGACACGGAGTACATGCGCCCCGGCATGGCGGCGGCTCACGTCATCGCGCACGAAGGCCGCGCCGCATTCGTCGACACGGGCACGACGCACTCGGTGCCGTATCTGCTCGCCGCGCTCGACGAGCTCGGCCTCGCGCGCGAGGCGGTCGACTACGTGCTCCTGACCCACGTGCACCTCGATCACGCCGGCGGCGCGGGGCGGCTCATGCAGGCGCTGCCCAACGCTCGCGCCGTCCTCCATCCGCGCGGCGCCCCGCATATGGTCGATCCGACGAAGCTCATCGCCGGCTCCATCGCGGTGTACGGCGAGGACGTGTACCGCGAGCTCTATGGCGAGCTGGTGCCGATTCCCGCCGAGCGCGTCATGACGACCCACGACGGGCAGCGCCTGAGCCTTGCGGGCCGCGAGCTCGAGCTCCTGCACACGCCGGGGCATGCGCTGCATCACCACACGATCGTCGATCTGTCGCACCGGAACCTCTTCACCGGTGACACGTTCGGGCTGTCCTATCGCGAGCTCGACACGGAGAGCGGCGCGTTCATCGTCCCCACGACGACGCCGACGCAGTTCGACCCGGAGCAGCTCATCGCCTCGGTGGATCGGCTGCTCGGCTACGCGCCGCGGGCGCTGTACCTCACGCACTACAGCCGCGTCACCGACGTGCCCCGGCTCGGGGAGCTGCTGAAGCTGCAGATCCGCGAGTTCGTAGCCATCGCGCTCCGTCACCGCGACGCCGCGGACCGCCATGAGGCCATCTCCGCCGACATGCGCGCGCTGTGGCTCGGGCTGCTGCGCCGTCACGGCTGCATGCTGTCCGAGGAGCAGCTCGACGAGGTGCTCGGCGGGGACCTCCAGCTCAACACGCAGGGGCTGATCGCCTGGCTCGACCGCCAGCGCAAGAGCTGA
- a CDS encoding EamA family transporter, translating into MSEAPSVRPPWTLPPIPAVVLAVVSVQGGAAFAKDLFPALGAAGTAGMRIGLSALLLLAVFRPSLGRFTGAQWRAVIPYGVVLGAMNLTFYMALQRIPLGLAVTLEFVGPLALAVSGSRRALDFLWAVLAAAGISLIAPWQGEASALDLLGVVLALVAGGCWAAYIVLGGRVSRVLPGGQSVATGMLFASLTVLPFSFAEGLASRLTLPLFAGGLAVALLSSAVPFTLEMMALRVLPSRTFGILMSLEPAAAALSGLVFLREQLTVTQWLALVLVSAASAGTALTARRVPPPVEA; encoded by the coding sequence ATGAGTGAAGCACCCTCGGTCCGTCCTCCCTGGACCCTGCCCCCCATCCCCGCCGTGGTCCTGGCGGTCGTGAGCGTGCAAGGGGGCGCCGCCTTCGCCAAGGACTTGTTCCCGGCGCTCGGCGCGGCGGGCACGGCGGGCATGCGCATCGGGCTGTCCGCGCTCCTGCTGCTCGCGGTGTTCCGGCCATCGCTCGGGCGGTTCACGGGCGCGCAGTGGCGCGCCGTCATCCCGTATGGGGTGGTGCTCGGCGCGATGAACCTGACCTTCTACATGGCGCTCCAGCGCATCCCCCTGGGGCTGGCCGTCACGCTGGAGTTCGTGGGGCCCCTGGCGCTCGCGGTGTCCGGTTCGCGGCGCGCCCTGGACTTCCTGTGGGCGGTGCTCGCGGCGGCGGGCATCTCCCTCATCGCTCCGTGGCAGGGGGAGGCCAGCGCGCTCGACCTGTTGGGTGTGGTGCTGGCGCTCGTCGCGGGGGGATGCTGGGCGGCGTACATCGTGCTCGGCGGGCGCGTGTCCCGGGTGCTGCCGGGAGGGCAGAGCGTCGCGACGGGGATGCTGTTCGCGTCCCTGACGGTCCTGCCCTTCTCGTTCGCGGAGGGACTGGCGTCGCGCCTGACGCTTCCGTTGTTCGCGGGAGGGCTGGCCGTCGCGCTCCTCTCCAGTGCGGTGCCCTTCACCCTGGAGATGATGGCGCTGCGGGTGCTGCCGAGCCGCACCTTCGGCATCCTGATGAGCCTGGAGCCCGCGGCCGCGGCCCTCTCGGGCCTGGTGTTCCTGCGGGAGCAGCTCACCGTGACGCAGTGGCTGGCGCTGGTGTTGGTGAGCGCCGCGTCCGCCGGGACCGCGCTCACCGCGCGCCGGGTGCCTCCGCCCGTGGAGGCTTGA